Proteins found in one Neochlamydia sp. AcF84 genomic segment:
- a CDS encoding branched-chain amino acid transport system II carrier protein, with amino-acid sequence MRISLHLKTIATGLAMFSMFFGAGNVIFPLAIGHYAQDKTFFAILGLLITAVLVPFGGLFAMLLFEGDHKRYFAVLGKFPGFLIALFIITLLGPLGSLPRCIALASSTIKMSVGDFSPVAFNALACGLIFFFTYQKRYIMEWLGWVLTPLLLGSLAYIIIKGLLTAEMSSLSPQKQHSLTVFLEGLKEGYNTMDLLAALFFSSIIFNSLKNTLTFYPQENLVKIGLKSCTLGAFLLAITYIGFSYIASFHSATLKVESVEQLLGVITMKIIGPSAGIWVCSTIALACLTTAIALSNAFADFISHTVFQNRISYKTALIGTLLATFIVANLQFAGISAFLIPILKVCYPFLMLLTVYNIVTQILARKTLSIAQAKD; translated from the coding sequence GTGAGAATATCTCTTCATCTTAAAACTATAGCGACAGGCCTTGCGATGTTTTCCATGTTTTTCGGCGCAGGCAATGTGATCTTTCCGCTTGCTATCGGCCATTATGCTCAAGACAAAACATTTTTCGCTATTTTAGGTTTACTAATCACGGCTGTGCTTGTACCTTTTGGGGGATTATTCGCCATGCTCCTTTTCGAGGGAGATCATAAACGTTATTTTGCAGTTTTAGGAAAGTTTCCAGGGTTTTTAATAGCTTTGTTTATCATTACCTTATTAGGACCTTTAGGTTCACTGCCCCGTTGCATTGCTCTAGCCTCCTCTACAATAAAAATGTCTGTAGGAGATTTCTCTCCTGTAGCATTTAACGCGCTTGCCTGTGGGCTTATCTTTTTCTTTACTTATCAAAAAAGATATATCATGGAATGGTTAGGATGGGTTTTAACGCCTCTATTATTAGGGTCTTTAGCTTATATTATCATTAAAGGGCTGCTAACTGCTGAAATGTCTTCCTTATCCCCTCAAAAGCAGCACTCTTTAACAGTGTTTTTAGAAGGGCTAAAAGAAGGTTATAATACCATGGATTTGCTTGCAGCTTTGTTCTTTTCTTCCATCATTTTTAATTCCTTAAAAAACACACTTACCTTTTATCCTCAAGAAAATCTAGTGAAAATTGGCTTAAAATCTTGTACGCTAGGTGCTTTTCTCTTAGCCATTACTTATATAGGCTTTAGTTATATTGCCTCTTTTCATAGCGCCACACTAAAAGTAGAAAGCGTCGAGCAGCTATTGGGAGTCATTACGATGAAGATAATAGGCCCTTCGGCAGGCATTTGGGTATGCTCAACCATTGCGTTGGCTTGCCTAACTACCGCCATTGCTCTCTCGAATGCATTTGCAGACTTTATTAGCCATACAGTTTTTCAGAACAGAATTAGCTACAAAACAGCATTAATAGGTACCCTTCTTGCTACATTCATTGTAGCCAATCTGCAATTCGCAGGCATTTCTGCTTTTCTAATCCCTATTTTAAAGGTATGTTATCCTTTTCTTATGCTTTTAACCGTCTATAATATTGTAACGCAGATACTTGCAAGAAAGACGCTAAGTATAGCTCAGGCAAAAGATTAG
- the lptE gene encoding LPS assembly lipoprotein LptE has product MTRCYLWIFFSPFFLITACGYHVGPEEVLSSYQTICIPYVKNDAKGHLTANLIKLVSTQTGLQYQEWGGDLTLLVELLPIENENVGYHYERKNSGKLRHSIIPTETRLTAIAQVTLVDNIKGKPLAGPAKVMATIEFDHEYEKTRDGINVFSLGQLTNYDEAYEAAHSPLYDHLSQKIIDFIVNSE; this is encoded by the coding sequence ATGACACGTTGCTATCTATGGATTTTTTTTTCTCCTTTTTTTCTTATAACTGCTTGTGGTTATCATGTCGGCCCGGAGGAGGTTTTATCTTCATACCAAACAATCTGTATTCCCTATGTTAAAAATGATGCCAAAGGTCATTTGACTGCTAATCTAATAAAATTAGTCTCCACGCAAACAGGTTTGCAATATCAAGAATGGGGAGGCGATCTTACCCTACTAGTGGAGTTATTACCTATCGAAAATGAAAATGTGGGCTACCATTATGAACGTAAAAATAGTGGGAAATTAAGACATTCTATTATCCCTACTGAAACGCGGTTAACAGCAATAGCTCAAGTAACCTTGGTAGATAATATAAAGGGAAAACCGCTAGCGGGGCCCGCTAAGGTGATGGCTACGATTGAGTTTGACCATGAATATGAAAAAACGCGTGATGGGATCAATGTCTTTTCTTTAGGCCAGCTAACGAATTATGATGAAGCTTACGAGGCTGCTCATTCCCCTTTATATGATCACTTGTCTCAAAAAATTATCGACTTTATCGTGAACAGTGAATAA
- a CDS encoding class I SAM-dependent methyltransferase — protein MPKIEGKDVKEYFTLLSINLIVKVKNLREYSKVIYRYYRKLSYALVDSSLLLMYLFDNPFTVSRRYFSCRSDSEEYIYGETPLTTLEKISKEARIHSQDLVIELGCGRGRTCFWLQKFTGCRVVGLDMVPDFILRAKRIQHKLKITRLEFKQEDFLLADLTKASVIYLYGTCLEDQTIKRLIEQLKQLASGTRIITVSYPLTDYTEEPIFEIMKRFSAPFTWGKADVYIQIKK, from the coding sequence ATGCCTAAAATTGAAGGAAAAGATGTGAAAGAGTATTTTACTTTGCTTAGCATCAATTTAATAGTAAAGGTAAAAAATCTTCGAGAATATTCAAAGGTCATCTATCGCTATTATCGCAAGCTTTCCTACGCTTTGGTGGATAGCTCACTTCTTCTTATGTATCTTTTTGATAATCCCTTTACAGTCAGCCGTCGCTATTTTTCTTGCCGTTCAGATAGCGAGGAATACATTTATGGAGAAACTCCTCTAACCACCTTGGAAAAAATTTCTAAAGAAGCGCGTATTCATTCCCAGGATCTTGTCATTGAATTAGGGTGTGGGCGTGGCCGTACCTGCTTTTGGCTACAAAAGTTTACAGGGTGCCGTGTGGTAGGTTTAGATATGGTTCCTGATTTCATTCTTCGCGCTAAGCGTATTCAGCATAAATTAAAAATTACCCGTTTAGAATTTAAGCAAGAAGATTTTTTATTAGCAGATCTCACTAAAGCTTCTGTCATCTATCTATATGGTACTTGCTTAGAGGATCAAACCATCAAAAGGTTAATTGAGCAGCTAAAACAGCTAGCCTCAGGCACACGCATTATCACGGTCAGCTATCCTTTAACTGACTATACCGAGGAGCCTATCTTCGAAATTATGAAACGTTTTTCAGCACCTTTTACCTGGGGTAAGGCGGACGTTTATATTCAAATTAAGAAATAG
- a CDS encoding isopenicillin N synthase family oxygenase gives MSSPIHLQGDPSTIPPVDLPHPSLVVQSVAEESSLTDSLAKKSEADEFLDSRLVVNTEVLIDDAPIPLFDLCIFEQAQGEKRKELIKQFGDGLKNIGFVAFKVEALQPLIEAAYLEMEKYFNQPLEDKMRDCQEDPSIGFSPQGRETAAGACHPDLKETFSIPPHFKEWPANRSKFQEIMSLYHQQFTKLATLFMGYLAEYLNEPSKNILTPARSGNHLLRLVHYPALKAEDDPQAVWASAHKDLNVLTLFPSSKVPGLQVMTQEGEWKHVNIPKGYILINTGEQLYYKTAGLMRASRHQVINPGGLYARQRRFASSFFFSWPANFSLTPFVGCLNQVIADMPEVEKEEYMKGFPEMTVQECLEVRLIEMRIILEPSEELVKNLRQKGLLKMPPHELIALYPSIFSDEQKET, from the coding sequence ATGAGCTCTCCCATCCATCTTCAAGGCGATCCCTCTACCATTCCACCGGTAGATCTACCTCATCCTTCTTTAGTTGTGCAAAGTGTGGCTGAAGAAAGTAGCCTTACGGATTCATTAGCGAAAAAAAGTGAAGCCGACGAATTCTTAGATTCCCGATTAGTGGTAAATACGGAAGTTTTAATCGATGATGCCCCTATCCCTTTATTTGATCTGTGTATCTTTGAGCAGGCTCAGGGAGAGAAAAGAAAAGAGCTTATCAAGCAATTTGGCGATGGACTTAAGAATATAGGGTTTGTGGCATTTAAGGTGGAAGCCCTACAGCCTTTAATTGAAGCTGCCTACCTTGAGATGGAAAAATACTTTAATCAGCCTCTAGAAGATAAAATGAGAGATTGCCAGGAAGACCCTTCCATAGGCTTTTCTCCCCAAGGGCGAGAGACAGCTGCAGGAGCTTGCCATCCCGATCTTAAAGAGACCTTTTCTATCCCTCCCCATTTTAAGGAGTGGCCTGCGAATCGCTCAAAATTTCAAGAGATAATGTCTCTTTACCATCAGCAATTTACCAAGTTGGCCACTTTGTTCATGGGATATCTAGCTGAGTATTTAAATGAGCCATCAAAAAATATCCTTACGCCTGCTAGGAGTGGAAATCATTTATTGCGGTTAGTTCATTATCCTGCCCTCAAAGCTGAAGATGATCCTCAAGCAGTGTGGGCGAGTGCGCACAAAGACCTGAATGTCTTAACTTTATTTCCTTCTTCTAAAGTCCCTGGATTACAAGTCATGACCCAAGAAGGAGAATGGAAGCATGTGAATATTCCTAAAGGTTATATCCTGATCAATACGGGAGAACAGTTATACTATAAAACTGCTGGATTGATGCGCGCCTCTCGTCATCAAGTTATCAATCCAGGAGGTCTATATGCGCGGCAGCGACGTTTTGCTAGTAGCTTTTTTTTCTCATGGCCTGCTAATTTTTCTTTAACACCCTTTGTAGGCTGTTTAAATCAAGTGATAGCTGATATGCCTGAGGTAGAAAAAGAAGAATATATGAAAGGTTTTCCTGAGATGACTGTCCAAGAATGCTTGGAAGTACGCCTGATAGAAATGCGTATTATTCTTGAGCCTTCGGAGGAGCTAGTCAAAAATTTACGCCAAAAAGGCCTATTAAAAATGCCTCCTCACGAGCTTATTGCCCTTTATCCTTCCATTTTTTCAGATGAACAAAAAGAGACTTAA
- a CDS encoding LL-diaminopimelate aminotransferase, with protein MIKRNANLAKLSNGYLFPEIQKRKLKFISDHPQAEVISLGIGDTTEPIPSSIAHAMSQEAIKLGTIQGYSGYGPEQGLNELRERIASQLYFNRISSSEVFVSDGAKCDIGRLQMLLGKHVSVAIQDPAYPVYVDGSIIQGVSNIVYMPCAPENNFFPDLERTPRTDIIYFCSPNNPTGAVATKDQLTRLVDFAKSNQTIILFDSAYANFIQDSSLPKSIFEIPGAKEVAIEVSSFSKLAGFTGVRLGWTIIPQALKYEDGTPVNVDWQRLTTTIFNGASNIAQRGGMAVLEDRGLQEVKKTCQLYLENAQLIKTALEQQGWEVYGGTNAPYLWVRFKNRKSWEVFQALLENYHIITTPGSGFGPSGEGFIRFTAFGARNNIMLAIDRLKKPFVC; from the coding sequence ATGATAAAAAGAAACGCTAATTTGGCAAAGCTTAGTAACGGATATTTATTTCCTGAAATCCAGAAACGTAAGCTTAAATTTATTTCTGATCATCCTCAAGCAGAGGTGATCAGCCTAGGAATTGGTGATACAACAGAGCCCATTCCTTCTTCTATTGCCCATGCCATGTCCCAAGAAGCTATAAAATTGGGAACCATTCAAGGTTATAGTGGCTATGGGCCTGAGCAAGGACTTAATGAGCTTCGCGAGCGTATTGCTTCCCAACTTTATTTTAATCGCATTTCCTCTTCGGAGGTATTTGTTTCTGATGGTGCCAAGTGCGATATAGGCCGCCTTCAGATGCTTTTAGGAAAACATGTATCGGTAGCTATTCAAGATCCAGCTTATCCTGTTTATGTAGATGGCAGTATTATCCAAGGAGTAAGTAATATTGTTTACATGCCTTGTGCTCCTGAGAATAATTTTTTTCCCGACTTAGAAAGAACGCCTCGCACAGACATCATTTACTTTTGTTCCCCCAATAACCCTACAGGAGCTGTAGCTACAAAAGATCAATTAACCAGATTAGTTGACTTTGCAAAAAGCAATCAAACGATTATCTTATTTGATTCTGCCTATGCCAACTTTATACAAGACTCTTCTTTACCCAAATCTATCTTTGAAATCCCAGGCGCAAAAGAAGTGGCCATCGAAGTAAGCTCTTTTTCTAAGCTTGCAGGCTTCACTGGGGTACGCCTTGGCTGGACCATCATTCCGCAAGCCTTAAAATATGAAGATGGGACCCCAGTAAATGTAGATTGGCAACGCCTGACTACTACTATTTTCAATGGAGCCTCTAATATAGCTCAGCGCGGTGGGATGGCCGTTCTTGAAGATAGAGGTCTCCAAGAAGTGAAGAAAACCTGCCAGCTTTACCTGGAAAATGCTCAGCTCATCAAAACAGCTCTTGAGCAGCAAGGGTGGGAAGTGTATGGCGGGACTAACGCCCCTTACCTGTGGGTACGGTTTAAAAATCGCAAATCTTGGGAGGTTTTTCAAGCTTTACTTGAAAACTATCATATCATTACCACACCTGGCTCAGGCTTTGGCCCCTCAGGAGAAGGATTTATACGTTTTACAGCTTTTGGAGCACGCAATAATATTATGTTAGCTATAGATAGATTAAAAAAGCCGTTTGTATGCTAA
- the bamD gene encoding outer membrane protein assembly factor BamD → MKHLSIYVRLVFFTFCYLSSPYVEAAYTIKNGRIVDVDKLATLQPDQHFSLGQTAMDNGDWQEASRQFAIVSNNFPNNPYGQQSLYYLGIAEFNLKEYDFANKAFSAYLKCQNNPQHFLEAIKYKYAIAEQLRGGAKRRLLGTKQLPKWSTGKSLALSIYDEVITAMPSHEMAAQALYAKGCLLWEKREYRCSIESFQLLCSRFPKNELTPTSYVNISYIYYDLCQNEPQNPDVLAFAELNAKKFIHEFPKDERIDEARHNVQRIKECYATALYETAKYYEKIKQPRASLIYYSNAIKNFPDTLVAQRCKDRLKQMGFTHDSGALAPLVL, encoded by the coding sequence ATGAAACATTTAAGCATCTACGTGCGTTTGGTATTTTTTACATTTTGCTACTTAAGTAGCCCTTATGTAGAAGCAGCTTATACAATTAAAAATGGACGAATTGTTGATGTAGATAAGCTAGCCACTTTGCAGCCAGACCAACATTTTTCTTTGGGACAAACGGCTATGGATAATGGAGATTGGCAGGAAGCTTCTCGTCAGTTTGCTATTGTTTCTAATAACTTCCCTAACAATCCATATGGACAGCAGTCTCTATATTATTTAGGAATAGCGGAATTTAATCTAAAAGAATATGATTTTGCTAATAAAGCTTTTTCTGCCTATCTTAAATGCCAAAACAATCCTCAACATTTCCTAGAGGCAATTAAGTATAAATATGCTATTGCAGAACAGTTACGCGGCGGCGCTAAACGACGTCTATTAGGTACAAAACAGCTTCCAAAATGGTCGACAGGCAAAAGCCTTGCTTTGTCTATTTACGATGAAGTGATTACCGCCATGCCGAGCCATGAAATGGCAGCTCAGGCTTTATATGCTAAGGGATGCCTTCTTTGGGAAAAGCGTGAATATCGCTGCAGTATCGAATCTTTTCAGCTTTTATGCTCACGTTTTCCTAAAAATGAATTAACGCCTACCAGCTATGTCAATATAAGCTATATTTACTACGATTTATGCCAAAATGAGCCGCAAAATCCTGATGTTTTAGCTTTTGCAGAGCTTAATGCTAAGAAATTCATCCACGAATTTCCTAAAGATGAGCGGATAGATGAAGCCAGACATAATGTTCAACGTATAAAAGAGTGTTATGCCACAGCCCTTTATGAAACAGCTAAATATTATGAGAAGATTAAGCAGCCACGCGCTTCACTTATTTATTATAGTAATGCGATTAAGAACTTTCCAGATACTCTAGTGGCTCAGCGTTGTAAAGATAGATTAAAGCAGATGGGCTTTACTCATGATTCCGGAGCTTTAGCTCCTCTTGTTCTATAG
- the asd gene encoding aspartate-semialdehyde dehydrogenase, with product MKKIPVGILGATGMVGQQYLQLLSKHPWFEVVFLASSKQSAGKSYAEAVQNRWLPNTPLSETHGKLPVYSIENIEQCKRNCSLVFSAVASPIAKLYEESYAAAGLPVMSNASYHRNTPDVPILIPEINAHHLSMIRKQQKNRGWGQGCIVVKPNCSLQSYMIPLQPLHQKFQVKKLMVTTLQAVSGAGYPGVPSYAIQDNIIPYIEGEEQKSESEPLKIWGNIQEDKIVNALGISLSITCNRVPVLDGHMACVAVEFATKPSLEDILQAWQAFKGAPQELHLPSAPLCPLVYHDEKDRPQPRLDRLEGNGMSVVAGRLRECPLFHYRFTALSHNTIRGAAGGGILTAELIYQQGYIRS from the coding sequence ATGAAAAAAATTCCTGTAGGCATTTTAGGTGCAACAGGTATGGTTGGCCAGCAATATCTACAATTACTGTCTAAGCACCCCTGGTTTGAAGTGGTTTTCCTAGCTTCATCCAAGCAGTCGGCTGGTAAAAGCTATGCAGAAGCAGTTCAGAATCGCTGGCTTCCTAATACGCCTCTTAGCGAAACACACGGAAAGCTTCCCGTCTATTCTATAGAGAATATTGAGCAATGCAAACGCAATTGTAGCCTCGTTTTTTCAGCTGTTGCCTCTCCTATTGCTAAGCTATATGAAGAGAGTTATGCGGCGGCTGGCTTACCGGTTATGTCTAATGCTTCTTATCACCGTAACACTCCTGATGTTCCCATTCTAATCCCGGAAATCAATGCTCATCATCTAAGCATGATTAGAAAACAGCAAAAGAATCGAGGTTGGGGGCAAGGCTGCATTGTTGTCAAACCGAATTGCTCCCTTCAAAGCTATATGATTCCTTTACAACCTTTACATCAAAAGTTCCAGGTTAAAAAACTAATGGTGACTACCCTGCAAGCCGTAAGTGGAGCTGGATATCCAGGGGTCCCATCCTATGCTATCCAAGATAATATTATTCCTTATATTGAAGGCGAAGAACAAAAATCTGAAAGCGAGCCTTTAAAAATCTGGGGAAACATTCAAGAGGATAAGATTGTCAATGCTTTAGGTATTTCGCTCTCTATAACCTGTAATCGCGTTCCAGTATTAGATGGTCATATGGCATGCGTTGCAGTAGAATTTGCTACTAAACCCTCCTTAGAAGATATTTTACAAGCTTGGCAGGCTTTTAAAGGGGCCCCTCAGGAGCTTCATCTACCCTCTGCTCCCCTTTGTCCTCTTGTTTATCATGATGAGAAAGATCGGCCTCAGCCGCGTTTAGATAGACTTGAAGGCAATGGAATGTCTGTAGTAGCAGGACGCTTAAGAGAATGCCCTCTTTTCCATTACCGTTTTACAGCTCTTTCTCACAACACGATTCGAGGAGCAGCTGGCGGTGGAATCTTAACTGCCGAGCTAATCTATCAACAAGGTTATATAAGAAGCTGA
- a CDS encoding transposase, whose amino-acid sequence MQLSYEQLFKENAELRAEIIQLRAENTQLKALVNRLEKVITKLEARIAQLEAQLNQNSKNSSKPPSTDQKANRSTTPKTEKRPYHPGASRQLLPASAVTSHEVRSVKACPHCHSAMHATDKVFSWQQIELPEIKPLVHQIDLVTSRCPCCHLETRPELTENEQFLLGPRLEGFINLLMGQYRQGHRAVRTMISALLPHVALSQGFISKVKARTAALLFSSYETLVKAATTTQQPLHIDATNWRHAATNEHLLVLRVGNVIAYALRPYQNGATLKALVGQQIHCLVSDRGLAIHQIKVKIKQYCLAHLLRNIQGQAEQPNISLEDTQRLGALYDTLQELFKDKHRLEKGQISQSTWQQYGYLSWRYIQEELQELERWGSIKKLRKFCHKLLKQIKHFRAYLTDPTIPMTNNAAEESLRNLVIVRKLCLGSQSTYGKRWREVLHSCIETLYRQGKSILDFLADAIYAARTKQPMPSVI is encoded by the coding sequence ATGCAACTCTCATACGAGCAACTATTTAAAGAGAACGCAGAGCTAAGGGCTGAGATTATCCAGCTTCGAGCTGAAAATACGCAGCTAAAAGCTTTAGTGAATAGACTAGAAAAGGTAATCACCAAGCTTGAAGCACGCATTGCCCAGCTAGAGGCACAGCTTAATCAAAATTCCAAGAATAGCTCCAAGCCACCATCTACTGATCAAAAAGCTAATCGTTCAACTACTCCAAAAACAGAAAAACGACCTTATCATCCTGGTGCTAGCCGTCAACTCCTACCTGCTAGCGCAGTTACCTCGCATGAAGTTCGTAGTGTAAAAGCTTGCCCCCATTGTCACTCTGCTATGCATGCCACTGATAAGGTTTTTTCCTGGCAGCAGATCGAGCTTCCTGAAATTAAGCCTTTGGTGCATCAAATAGATTTAGTAACGAGCAGATGCCCTTGCTGCCATCTAGAAACAAGACCTGAACTTACAGAAAATGAGCAATTCTTACTTGGCCCTAGGCTGGAAGGCTTTATTAATCTGCTGATGGGACAATATCGTCAAGGCCATCGTGCGGTGCGCACCATGATTAGTGCCTTACTGCCTCACGTGGCTTTAAGCCAAGGTTTTATTTCTAAAGTTAAAGCTCGCACCGCTGCTTTACTTTTTTCGTCTTATGAAACACTTGTTAAAGCAGCTACTACTACCCAGCAACCTTTGCATATAGATGCAACGAACTGGCGCCACGCCGCCACTAACGAACATTTGCTAGTATTACGTGTAGGAAATGTGATTGCTTATGCATTAAGACCTTATCAAAATGGTGCTACTCTAAAGGCATTAGTCGGCCAGCAGATTCATTGCTTAGTGAGTGATCGAGGTTTAGCTATCCATCAAATTAAGGTGAAGATCAAACAGTATTGTCTAGCTCATCTACTCCGTAATATACAAGGGCAAGCAGAACAGCCCAATATATCTTTAGAGGATACCCAGCGTTTAGGAGCCCTATATGATACCTTGCAAGAGCTTTTTAAAGATAAGCATCGCCTAGAAAAAGGACAAATCAGCCAGTCTACTTGGCAGCAGTATGGGTATCTTAGCTGGCGTTATATACAAGAAGAATTACAAGAGCTGGAGCGCTGGGGTAGCATTAAGAAATTACGGAAGTTTTGTCACAAGCTTTTAAAACAGATCAAACATTTCCGTGCTTACTTAACAGATCCTACTATTCCTATGACCAATAATGCTGCCGAAGAATCTTTAAGAAATCTAGTCATTGTACGTAAGTTATGTCTAGGCAGCCAGTCTACCTATGGCAAAAGATGGAGGGAAGTACTACATAGCTGTATCGAAACTCTTTATCGACAAGGAAAATCTATTCTAGATTTTCTAGCAGACGCTATATATGCCGCTCGTACCAAGCAACCCATGCCTTCTGTTATCTAA